A window from Heterodontus francisci isolate sHetFra1 chromosome 4, sHetFra1.hap1, whole genome shotgun sequence encodes these proteins:
- the LOC137369363 gene encoding hsp90 co-chaperone Cdc37-like 1: MMDYRPGFPAAASDNEEEEEEEEEGQRYRLLPNMAWQSQVYVGGVESVCHKQQELVKKTMECRWRLAEAQQRLCDLELHNSESLEQERAKAQTEFWELKQKEDEWRQKEKELIWNERMSSWNIDTASKEGFNKSVINKNVKCKEIEEEKDVTFAQKYNQQLRHFGMLKRWIDSQRYLSDHPHLVCQETANYLIKWCFHLKEEEKQALMEQVAHQAVVMQFIIELGRSLQEDPRGCFRQFFEKAKIAEESYMEAFNTELAAFIQRVREFAEAKTAETVTMHNVAQHLNHLDVRGLHPMEVFESLPQEFKQCFKLQDVHILQNVLSNMNPQVAEHYLQHCIDVGLRIYNTKEAKEERNEEPKMDIS, translated from the exons ATGATGGATTATCGGCCTGGTTTTCCCGCAGCCGCTTCAGACaacgaggaggaggaagaggaggaagaagaaggacAAAGATATAGACTCCTCCCCAACATGGCGTGGCAAAGTCAG GTTTATGTGGGTGGAGTAGAGAGCGTTTGCCACAAGCAGCAGGAGTTGGTGAAGAAGACAATGGAATGTAGATGGAGGCTAGCTGAAGCCCAGCAGAGACTTTGCGATTTGGAGCTGCACAACTCTGAGTCTTTGGAACAAGAACGGGCCAAAGCACAGACTGAATTTTGGGAGCTGAAACAGAAAGAAGACGAATGGAGGCAAAAGGAGAAAGAACTGATCTGGAATGAAAGGATGAGTTCATGGAACATTGATACAGCCAGTAAGGAAGGGTTTAATAAG AGTGTAATCAACAAAAACGTAAAGTGTAAAGAAATAGAGGAAGAGAAAGATGTAACATTTGCACAGAAATATAACCAACAGCTCAGGCACTTTG GTATGTTGAAGCGATGGATTGATAGTCAGAGATATTTGTCGGACCACCCTCACCTCGTTTGTCAAGAGACTGCTAATTACCTTATAAAATGGTGTTTTCATTTAAAAGAGGAAGAG AAACAAGCACTAATGGAACAGGTAGCGCACCAGGCTGTTGTTATGCAGTTCATTATAGAACTGGGCAGAAGCCTTCAGGAGGATCCTCGTGGTTGCTTCAGACAGTTTTTTGAGAAAGCAAAA ATAGCTGAAGAGAGTTATATGGAAGCATTTAACACTGAACTTGCAGCATTTATCCAACGGGTCCGAGAATTCGCGGAAGCTAAAACTGCAGAGACGGTAACAATGCATAACGTGGCTCAGCACCTGAATCATCTAGATGTTCGTGGTCTGCATCCCATGGAAGTGTTTGAATCTTTGCCGCAA GAGTTTAAACAGTGTTTCAAGTTGCAAGATGTCCACATTCTGCAGAACGTGCTTAGCAACATGAACCCTCAG GTTGCTGAACACTACTTGCAGCACTGTATTGATGTGGGCTTAAGAATCTACAATACTAAAGAAGCCAAAGAAGAAAGAAATGAAGAACCTAAAATGGACATATCTTAA